The region AATTTGCCGGCACAACGTTACTGCGTCCGCTGCTTGGCGAGACGCGTGCCTCACTGGAAGCCTGGGCGCGAAAACATCAGCTGAACTGGATCGAAGATGAGAGTAACCAGGATGACGGCTATGACCGTAACTTCCTGCGCCTGCGCGTCCTCCCGCTTTTGGGCGAGCGCTGGCCGCATTTCGCCGACGCGACGGCAAGAAGCGCCATGCTGTGCGCCGAACAGGAGTTGTTGCTGGATGAGCTGTTGAGCGACGAGCTGGCTGGGCTGATTTCTGCCGACGGGGCGCTGGCGATCGCACCGATGAAAGCGATGAGTCCGGTACGTCGCGCCGCGCTGCTACGACGCTGGCTGGCCTTTCATCGCGCCGCGATGCCGTCGAGGACAATGCTGAGCCGTATCTGGGAAGAAGTCGCTCTGGCGCGGGATGATGCTTCCCCGTGCGTCCACCTGAACGGTTTTGAGGTTAGACGCTATAAGGGTGAGCTCTGGTGGATAAAATCCATGCCCTCGCTGACCGATGTGGTGCTCGACTGGCTTTCTCCTGACGCGCCCCTGATATTGCCCTGTGAGGCAGGACGCGTTTCTCTTCTGTCGTCTGGTCATGTGCGGCTGCCGAAGCCCGGAGAACCTGTCACCGTGCGCTTTAAGGCTGGCGGCATGCTGCATATCGTCGGGCGCAACGGGGGACGGAAGCTGAAGAAAATATGGCAGGAGTGTAACGTGCCGCCATGGCTGCGCGACACCACGCCGCTACTGTTCTACGGTGAAACGCTTATCGCTGCGGCAGGGGTTTTCATCACGGAAGAGGGGTGGTCAGAAGAGGGTGTCCGTTTTGAGTGGCAAAAAGCGTAACGGGCAGCCAGGCTGCCCGTTAGTGTCATCAG is a window of Enterobacter cloacae complex sp. ECNIH7 DNA encoding:
- the tilS gene encoding tRNA lysidine(34) synthetase TilS, which codes for MTLPAIAQAVSPYRQLLVGFSGGLDSTVLLHRLKLWRNREPDVQLRAMHIHHGLSPHAEAWVAHCEALCAAWAIPLIVERVTLAEEGLGIEAQARKARYAAFAGALRAGEALVTAQHLDDQCETFLLALKRGSGPAGLSAMPARSEFAGTTLLRPLLGETRASLEAWARKHQLNWIEDESNQDDGYDRNFLRLRVLPLLGERWPHFADATARSAMLCAEQELLLDELLSDELAGLISADGALAIAPMKAMSPVRRAALLRRWLAFHRAAMPSRTMLSRIWEEVALARDDASPCVHLNGFEVRRYKGELWWIKSMPSLTDVVLDWLSPDAPLILPCEAGRVSLLSSGHVRLPKPGEPVTVRFKAGGMLHIVGRNGGRKLKKIWQECNVPPWLRDTTPLLFYGETLIAAAGVFITEEGWSEEGVRFEWQKA